Genomic DNA from Nevskia ramosa DSM 11499:
ACAGCGAGGCATAGGCCACCGGCTTGTAGATCAGCGCAGCGGTCGGTGAGGTCTTGTGAACCTTGTTGACCGGCGGCAGAAGGTCGTCCGTCGCGGTGTCGTAGTTACGGATCTCCAGGCTTGAATAGCGGGCACCGAGCAGCAGCGACCATTGCGAGCCGATGCTGAGGATGTCGCTGAGCAATACACCCGAGGCGTCCGATTTCTGGGCCAGACCGACCGTGATCGGCACGGTATCCGGTTCCGGCGCGTCGACCGGGTTGTAGAGATTGGTCGGGTACACGCCGAGGAAACCATCGCCATTGAAGCGCGATTTCGCTTCCGACCCGCTCAGTCCGAACGTCAGTTGATGGCGGATGAAAGCGGTATCGAACTTGCCATGCAGCAACACTTGGCCGCTGGTCTGACGGTTGGTGGAGCCGCTGATGCTGCCGAACAGTGCGGCGTCGCCATTGCTGTCGGAAATGCTGCCGAAGCGCGCGTTCTTGGTCGCCGGGCGGTGATCTTCTCCGTCGAGCAACTGCGCAGTCACCGACCAGTCCTTGGCGAATTCCCAGTCCACGCGCTGATACAGCGTGCGCGCCTCGGTCTCGAAATTGTCCCAGGGCTGGGCGATGTTGCGGGTCGCCTTCGGCGGCTTCGGCACGGCAACGCCTGCGGCCACCACGAAGAACGGCTGCAGCTGTGGGAACTGGTTGTTGGCGTATTCGATGATGGTCGTCGAGGTCACGCCGGGAGCGGCGCGCCAGTCGAACGACAGCGAGGCGCTCTTGTGGGTCCAGTCGGCATCCTTGACCGCCTGCTCGCCATCCTTGTAGCCAACGTTCACCCGGAAGCCGAACTGGCGATCGGCACCGAAGCGATCGCCGATGTCGGCGTTGAGGCCGAACAACGCCCGGCCGGTGTAGGTGGCGGACGCCGAGCGTACCGGCACATCGCCCTGCCGCTTCGGAATGAAGTTCATCGAACCGCCGACGCTGCTGGCGGCGCCCAAGCCGTACAGGAAGGCGCTCGGGCCCTTGAGGATCTCGACCCGATCGAGGTTGCTGATCTGGTAGCGGCCATCGGACAAACCGACATTGCCCGGCAGGCCGTCATACAGATAACCGTCAGTGCCGATGCTGAAGCCACGCAGCGAAGCAAAACCGACCGGCACATTGCCGACCGTCGCCGAAGGATCGTTCTTCAGGTAGTCGCCATAAGTGGCGGCCTGCTGGTTGTTGAGCAGATCGCGGCTCAGCACGTTGATCGAGTACGGCGTATCGATCAGCGGCAGATTACCGAGCGCGCCGCTGCTGGCGTCAGTGGCGCGGTACTGATCGCGCGCGCCAGTGACGGTGACCGGATTCAACTGCGCCGGCTGCGCATCGGCAGGCTGGGTGTCGTCAGCATTCGCTGGAATGGTGATGACGACGAGCAGCGCGGCGGCCGCCTTGATCGACAAGGTCTTGCTGGATGACATCGAACTTCTCCCCGGATGTTTTTTTTGTGGTGACGAACACGGCACGAGCCGCTGCCCAGGCGGCTTCGTTCGACAAGCTCATGCGAAAGTTTAAATGATAAGTATTCGCAATTGAACGTCAGCCTCAACGTTTCGATGACAAATCAGAAACGCGCCTCCAACTGCACACCCAGCCGCCGCAGGGTGCCGTAGCTGACGAACCGTCCTTCTTCGGTGATGCCCAGGCCGGTGGTGGTCCGGACGCTGCTCTTGACGGTGTCGTCATCGAGCAGATTGCGGCCGTAGAGATAGGCCGCCAGCCGCTGGCCCTGATAGCCCAGCCGCGCATCGAGCAGCCGGCGGATGTCGCCGCGCTCATCGGCGGCGTTGGCCGGGCTGCTGTAGTAGGCGGCCGTGCTGCTATAGCTCAGCGACACGAAGGCACCGGTACGGTGCCGATAACTGCCGCCGACACTGCCGCTGAAGCGCGGCGCATCGACGAACTGATTGCCGGAGAAATCCTGGCCGTTGTCGACGAAATCCTTGAACCGGGTGTGCGCGTAGCCGCTGCTCAGATACAGCTCGAGCCCTCTCAGCGGCTGCCAGCGGGTTTCCAGTTCCGCACCATCGAGCACCGAGTTGGCAGCGTTCTTGGTGCTGTAGTCGAAGCCATCGTCGCTGTCGATGGTCGCCACCTGCTGGTCGCGCCAGTCGACGTGATAGACGTTGAGATTGATGCCGACCTTCTGCCACGGCGTGGCGCGGAAGCCGACCTCGTAGTTGCGGGTGTACTCGGGCTTGAACTCGTTGATGGTGCCCTGGCCACGCAGCACTTCGGCGCCTCCAGCGCGATAGGCCTCGCTGTAGGTCGCGAACAAGGTCCACTCCGGTGCCAGCCGGTAGCGCAGGCCGATCTTCGGCAGCAGTGCGCTGTACTTGCCGGTGGCGCGCTGCGTGCCGTCGGTGGTCGGCAGCAGATCGGCTGCAACCAGTACCGGCAGCACGTTGATGCCGGGTACCGTTTCGTTGCCGAACAGATAGGCATCGGCCCGATCGATGCTGTAGAGCACGCTGGTTTCGCGCTGCTCGCGGTCGTAGCGCAGGCCCAGGGTCAGGGTCAGCGGCTCGCTCAGCTGGATATCGACTTCGCCGAACAGCGCCAGATTGTCGCCCTTGTTGCTGGCCAGGCTGGTGGTATCGATGCGGGCCACCACCTGGCCAGCGCCGGGTACCGGCAGCACGGCAGAGAGTGGTACCTGGAGATCGCGCAGCACGTAGTCGCGCCGGTCCTCGAAGCTCGTCGCGTACACGCCCACGGAACCGGTGACGCGGCCCCAGGCCTTGGCGTTGAGACGCAGCTCCTGAGACAGGTTGCGGCCTTTCAGATCAAGCGTGGTGCTGCCGCCGTCGCGTGCGGTCTGATCGAAGTCCTGCGCCAGATCGCCGGTGGTGTCGATGAAGCCGGTGGTCCCGCTCAGCGAAAACACCGGCGTCAGCACGTACTCGTTGCGCCACGACACCAGCGTCGATTCGTTGATATAGCGATAGGGCTCGTTGTCGGTCGCCTTGCGGCGCGTGCTGTCGCGGGCGCTGTCGGCAATGAAGAGGGTGTCCGGCGCGGCATCGGTGCGGGTACGGCTGATCGCCACCACGCTCTTGAGGCCGGCGATCGAAGCCGGCGTAAGGGCCAGTTTCAGGCGCGCCAACTCGTTGACGCTGCGATCCCAATGGCCGTCGTTGCGGGTGATGTTGACGAGATCACCATCGTCCTCCACCCGATTGGCAGCCAGCCGGAAGCCGAAGGCATCCGACAACGGTCCGCCACCGGCCAGCGCGTACTGGCGCGAGCCTTCGGTGGCAATGCGCATTCGGCCGAGCAAATCCCAGTACGGCGTCGGATCACGCGTGGTGCTGACCACCGCACCGGCGAGTGCATTGCGGCCCTGGCTGGTCGATTGCGGTCCGCGCAGGATTTCCACCTGCTCGACATCGAAAACATCCACGGCATTGCCACCGACGGCAGTCGGATCCAGGGCGATGCCATCGACATAGATGCTGATCACCGGCGCACTGCTGGGCGAGCCATAGCCCTGCGCGCCCAGGCTGTTGACGCCGCGCAGGCTGATGCTGCCATCGTCATCGGCGAGCACATTGGCAACCCGGCGCGCGAGGTCGTACAGGTTCTGGTCGCCGTAGTTCTCGATCTGCTTGCCGGTGGTGACGCTGACCGAACTCGCGGTGTCGGCCAAGGCACGATTGAGCTTCTCGCCCTTGACCATCACCGAATCGAGCCGCACCGGCGCCGGCTCGCGCGTCGGCAGCACGATCGGCTTGTCGGGCACACGGATGATGCCCAGCGTTGCGCCGTCGTCGGGCGCTTCGCTGACGGCGGCTTCCCCAGGCGGCAGCTCCTCGGCCAGCGCAGGAAAGCCGGTCAGTGCAGCAACAACGGCGAAGCACATCGGTTTTATGGTTCTGGAACCACTCATTGCCTGATGGAAAATTCGGTGCCGCCTTTCCATGGCAGCGTCAGCGAGGTGAAACGGTTGGCCGGATCGCGCACGTGCGCGGCATAGCCGGCGAGCGCCGACTTGAAAGTGCCGAGGTTGTCGGCGACCACGATCGCGCCGCAGCGCAGCTTCGGCGTCAGCAACTGCAGCACTTCCAGCGCCAGATCGGGGAAGCCGTCGATCAACACGAAGTCGATCGGACCATCGAGC
This window encodes:
- a CDS encoding TonB-dependent siderophore receptor yields the protein MSSSKTLSIKAAAALLVVITIPANADDTQPADAQPAQLNPVTVTGARDQYRATDASSGALGNLPLIDTPYSINVLSRDLLNNQQAATYGDYLKNDPSATVGNVPVGFASLRGFSIGTDGYLYDGLPGNVGLSDGRYQISNLDRVEILKGPSAFLYGLGAASSVGGSMNFIPKRQGDVPVRSASATYTGRALFGLNADIGDRFGADRQFGFRVNVGYKDGEQAVKDADWTHKSASLSFDWRAAPGVTSTTIIEYANNQFPQLQPFFVVAAGVAVPKPPKATRNIAQPWDNFETEARTLYQRVDWEFAKDWSVTAQLLDGEDHRPATKNARFGSISDSNGDAALFGSISGSTNRQTSGQVLLHGKFDTAFIRHQLTFGLSGSEAKSRFNGDGFLGVYPTNLYNPVDAPEPDTVPITVGLAQKSDASGVLLSDILSIGSQWSLLLGARYSSLEIRNYDTATDDLLPPVNKVHKTSPTAALIYKPVAYASLYANYAQGLEQGGTAPMGTSNANQVLAPIETEQFEIGGKLELARITLTAALFDIKRPFEYVDTSDPAVPNGTYVQNGEQEHRGFELGASGAATEDLSLVAGVMLLDPTTKDTGDASTEGKRPVGVSRLVSNLFADYRVRPLPGLFVNGGVYHVGRQFLDSANTQTVKSSTRFDLGIRYETRLASHRAAFLLGVENIADKNYWANAQSGLLTLAEPRTIKATLRYDY
- a CDS encoding TonB-dependent receptor, with product MCFAVVAALTGFPALAEELPPGEAAVSEAPDDGATLGIIRVPDKPIVLPTREPAPVRLDSVMVKGEKLNRALADTASSVSVTTGKQIENYGDQNLYDLARRVANVLADDDGSISLRGVNSLGAQGYGSPSSAPVISIYVDGIALDPTAVGGNAVDVFDVEQVEILRGPQSTSQGRNALAGAVVSTTRDPTPYWDLLGRMRIATEGSRQYALAGGGPLSDAFGFRLAANRVEDDGDLVNITRNDGHWDRSVNELARLKLALTPASIAGLKSVVAISRTRTDAAPDTLFIADSARDSTRRKATDNEPYRYINESTLVSWRNEYVLTPVFSLSGTTGFIDTTGDLAQDFDQTARDGGSTTLDLKGRNLSQELRLNAKAWGRVTGSVGVYATSFEDRRDYVLRDLQVPLSAVLPVPGAGQVVARIDTTSLASNKGDNLALFGEVDIQLSEPLTLTLGLRYDREQRETSVLYSIDRADAYLFGNETVPGINVLPVLVAADLLPTTDGTQRATGKYSALLPKIGLRYRLAPEWTLFATYSEAYRAGGAEVLRGQGTINEFKPEYTRNYEVGFRATPWQKVGINLNVYHVDWRDQQVATIDSDDGFDYSTKNAANSVLDGAELETRWQPLRGLELYLSSGYAHTRFKDFVDNGQDFSGNQFVDAPRFSGSVGGSYRHRTGAFVSLSYSSTAAYYSSPANAADERGDIRRLLDARLGYQGQRLAAYLYGRNLLDDDTVKSSVRTTTGLGITEEGRFVSYGTLRRLGVQLEARF